Proteins from a genomic interval of Bos mutus isolate GX-2022 chromosome 15, NWIPB_WYAK_1.1, whole genome shotgun sequence:
- the APLNR gene encoding apelin receptor, with product MEEGGEYDGYYGADNQSECEYEDWQSSGALIPAIYMVVFVLGTAGNGLVLWTIFRSGRDRRRAADVFIASLAVADLTFVVTLPLWATYTYRDYDWPFGAFACKLSSYLIFVNMYASVFCLTGLSLDRYLAIVRPVANARLRPRVGGAVATAGLWALAGLLALPVLVFRATSTVLQAENATKVQCYMDYSLVAGPDAEWAWEVGLGVSSTALGFAGPFAVMLTCYFCIGRTVAGHFGKERARGLRKRRRLLAIIAVLVLTFALCWLPYHLVKTLYVLGSLLRWPCAFDLFLMNVFPYCTCISYVNSCLNPFLYAFFDPRFRQACASVLCWGRRGCGGAWRAGGGGGGGGRGGGGGDKSASSSSSASSGHSQGPGPGGAGKGGEPMPEKSIPYSQETLLVD from the coding sequence ATGGAAGAAGGTGGCGAGTACGACGGATACTATGGGGCGGACAACCAGTCTGAGTGTGAGTACGAGGACTGGCAGTCCTCCGGCGCCCTCATCCCCGCCATCTACATGGTGGTCTTTGTCCTGGGCACGGCGGGCAACGGGCTGGTGCTCTGGACCATCTTCCGTAGCGGCCGCGACCGGCGGCGGGCGGCCGACGTCTTCATCGCCAGCCTGGCGGTGGCTGACCTCACCTTCGTGGTGACCCTGCCGCTCTGGGCCACCTACACCTATCGGGACTACGACTGGCCCTTCGGGGCCTTCGCCTGCAAGCTCAGCAGCTATCTCATCTTCGTCAACATGTACGCCAGCGTCTTCTGCCTCACCGGCCTCAGCCTGGACCGCTACCTGGCCATCGTGAGGCCGGTGGCCAACGCCCGGCTGCGGCCGCGGGTCGGCGGCGCCGTGGCCACGGCCGGCCTGTGGGCGCTGGCCGGCCTGCTCGCCCTGCCCGTGCTGGTCTTCCGCGCCACCAGCACCGTGCTGCAGGCGGAGAATGCCACCAAGGTGCAGTGCTACATGGACTACTCGCTGGTGGCCGGCCCCGACGCCGAGTGGGCCTGGGAGGTGGGCCTGGGCGTCTCGTCCACCGCGCTGGGCTTCGCGGGGCCCTTCGCGGTCATGCTGACCTGCTACTTCTGCATCGGCCGCACGGTGGCCGGCCACTTCGGCAAGGAGCGCGCGCGGGGCCTGCGCAAGCGCCGGCGGCTGCTGGCCATCATCGCCGTGCTGGTGCTGACCTTCGCGCTCTGCTGGCTGCCCTACCACCTGGTCAAGACCCTCTACGTGCTGGGCAGCCTGCTGCGCTGGCCCTGCGCCTTCGACCTCTTCCTCATGAACGTCTTCCCCTACTGCACGTGCATCAGCTACGTCAACAGCTGCCTCAACCCCTTCCTCTACGCCTTCTTCGACCCCCGCTTCCGCCAGGCCTGCGCCTCGGTGCTCTGCTGGGGCCGCCGGGGCtgcggaggagcctggcgcgcgggcggcggcggcggcggcggcggccggggcggcggcggcggggacaAGTcagccagctcctcctcctcggCGTCGTCGGGGCACAGCCAGGGCCCCGGGCCCGGCGGCGCGGGGAAGGGCGGGGAGCCGATGCCGGAGAAGTCCATCCCCTACAGCCAGGAGACCCTCCTGGTGGACTAG